A window of Longispora fulva contains these coding sequences:
- a CDS encoding AfsR/SARP family transcriptional regulator — MALAPLERNLLTILALSARTVLSTERIIDGLWGDRPPAAPRSRVQGLVSTLRRKLGDVLVTRHPGYVLDLAPDACDLGRCEDLARRARSAGSPAETADLLGRALGLWRGEPLDGVNAPGADADRARLTELRVGLLEERFEAGLGLGAHTELVAELTAAVAAHPLRERLAGQLMLALYRCNRQADALRAYQALREQLAEELGADPCSDLRDLHATILRGGQVAGAGPGRERAVLDGSAEHAPAGEVARVEPSRVVEEHRPAQMPASVGHFTGRRADLGELTAALPGPDDEPRVLVVSGAGGLGKTALVVRWAHSVADRFPDGQIFVDLRGGGQAEALSPGTALGAVLLALGVAVEQLPVSSEERATLYRTLVHDRRVLLVADDVGSVAQLLPLVPPTPGSLVVATSRRRLTALTAHHAVRTLAIEPLDPGAAYELLCGIVGPERLRGEDATEVVELCGGWPLALRLAGATLAARSRQTLSSFADELRERVDVLSVADDPRTVRAALADAHDSLGPAAGRLFAQLGLVPGSSVCLQLAAAAAGTSVLRARGLLDELISANLVVETGPDRYWFHDMIWRYARRCGAALTDRAVVEDRVIRWYLAVYDGVARRVTPDADWPPVSGPVEWLPFESDADADRFAAAESPNLPGVLRWVAAHGNPGLAWHLAALTYAADAGLPPEACELGLAAALALDDRHAAGEAHAQLGAVLLRDPLRLDEADGHLTLAAELLEPGDGRLACTASFGLGALRARQGRNTEARAALESGLRFLDPGRDPLSYAIMLLGYAEVLVRSGAVDRGQERFAQAMILCQATLGSQGDRFGQFDRGRVYLNQQLADAYLDFLGRSLDAPRVTGPDRRLARTLVDISLALRSREPVNRDVVFPQQRQKRWLDERYMSLPRVDAADSYRI; from the coding sequence GTGGCGCTCGCTCCCCTGGAACGGAATCTGCTGACGATCCTCGCGTTGTCCGCGCGCACGGTGCTGTCCACTGAGCGGATCATCGACGGCCTGTGGGGCGACCGGCCGCCGGCCGCGCCGCGCTCCCGGGTGCAGGGGCTCGTGTCGACCCTGCGCCGCAAGCTGGGCGACGTGCTCGTCACCCGGCACCCCGGATACGTGCTCGACCTCGCGCCCGACGCCTGCGATCTCGGCCGCTGCGAGGACCTGGCCCGGCGCGCGCGCTCGGCCGGCAGCCCGGCGGAGACCGCCGACCTGCTGGGCCGGGCCCTCGGGCTATGGCGGGGCGAGCCGCTCGACGGGGTCAACGCCCCCGGTGCCGACGCCGACCGGGCCCGGCTCACCGAGCTGCGGGTCGGGCTGCTCGAGGAACGCTTCGAGGCCGGGCTGGGGCTCGGCGCGCACACGGAGCTCGTCGCGGAGCTGACCGCCGCCGTGGCCGCCCACCCGCTGCGGGAACGGCTGGCCGGTCAGCTGATGCTCGCGCTGTACCGGTGCAACCGGCAGGCGGACGCGCTGCGGGCATACCAGGCGCTCCGTGAGCAGCTCGCGGAGGAGCTCGGCGCGGACCCGTGCTCGGATCTGCGGGACCTGCACGCGACGATCCTGCGCGGCGGCCAGGTCGCGGGGGCCGGGCCGGGCAGGGAGCGGGCCGTCCTCGACGGTTCCGCCGAGCACGCCCCGGCCGGCGAGGTGGCGCGGGTCGAGCCGTCCCGGGTCGTCGAGGAGCACCGCCCGGCGCAGATGCCGGCGAGTGTCGGGCACTTCACCGGCCGGCGGGCCGACCTGGGCGAGCTGACGGCCGCGTTGCCGGGGCCGGACGACGAGCCCCGGGTGCTCGTGGTGTCCGGGGCCGGCGGCCTGGGCAAGACCGCGCTGGTGGTCCGCTGGGCGCACTCCGTGGCCGACCGGTTCCCCGACGGCCAGATCTTCGTGGACCTGCGCGGCGGCGGGCAGGCCGAGGCGTTGTCGCCCGGCACGGCGCTGGGCGCTGTGCTGCTGGCGCTCGGGGTGGCCGTGGAGCAGTTGCCGGTCAGTTCCGAGGAACGGGCGACGTTGTACCGGACCCTGGTGCACGACCGCCGGGTCCTGCTCGTCGCCGACGACGTGGGCTCCGTGGCCCAGTTGCTGCCGCTGGTGCCCCCGACCCCGGGCAGCCTGGTCGTGGCCACCAGTCGCCGGCGGCTGACCGCGCTCACCGCGCACCACGCGGTGCGCACGCTGGCCATCGAGCCACTGGACCCGGGGGCGGCGTACGAGCTGCTGTGCGGGATCGTCGGGCCCGAGCGGCTGCGCGGCGAGGACGCCACCGAGGTGGTGGAGCTGTGCGGCGGCTGGCCGCTGGCGCTGCGGCTGGCCGGGGCGACCCTGGCCGCCCGGTCCCGGCAGACGCTGAGTTCGTTCGCCGACGAGCTGCGCGAGCGGGTGGACGTGCTGTCCGTCGCCGACGACCCGCGCACCGTGCGCGCGGCGCTGGCAGACGCGCACGACAGCCTGGGTCCGGCGGCCGGGCGGTTGTTCGCCCAGCTGGGCCTCGTACCCGGCTCGTCGGTGTGTCTGCAGCTCGCCGCGGCGGCGGCCGGCACGTCCGTGCTGCGGGCCCGCGGCCTGCTCGACGAGCTGATCTCGGCGAACCTGGTGGTGGAGACCGGCCCGGACCGGTACTGGTTCCACGACATGATCTGGCGGTACGCACGGCGGTGCGGCGCGGCGCTCACCGATCGCGCGGTCGTGGAGGACCGCGTCATCCGGTGGTACCTGGCCGTGTACGACGGGGTCGCCCGCCGGGTCACCCCCGACGCCGACTGGCCCCCGGTGTCCGGCCCGGTGGAGTGGCTGCCGTTCGAGTCCGACGCCGACGCCGACCGGTTCGCCGCCGCGGAGAGCCCGAACCTACCGGGCGTGCTGCGCTGGGTCGCCGCGCACGGCAACCCGGGGCTGGCCTGGCATCTGGCGGCCCTGACCTACGCCGCCGACGCCGGGCTGCCGCCGGAGGCCTGCGAGCTGGGCCTGGCCGCGGCGCTGGCCCTGGACGACCGGCACGCCGCCGGTGAGGCGCACGCCCAGCTCGGCGCGGTCCTGCTCCGCGATCCGCTCCGGCTGGACGAGGCCGACGGGCACCTGACCCTGGCCGCCGAGCTGCTCGAACCGGGCGACGGCCGGCTGGCGTGCACCGCGTCGTTCGGCCTGGGCGCGCTGCGGGCCCGGCAGGGCAGGAACACCGAGGCCCGGGCCGCGTTGGAGAGCGGGCTGCGGTTCCTGGACCCGGGCCGCGACCCGCTGTCGTACGCGATCATGCTGCTCGGCTACGCGGAGGTGCTGGTCCGTTCCGGGGCCGTCGACCGGGGACAGGAGCGCTTCGCCCAGGCGATGATCCTGTGCCAGGCGACCCTGGGCAGCCAGGGTGACCGGTTCGGGCAGTTCGACCGGGGGCGGGTGTACCTCAACCAGCAGCTCGCCGACGCGTACCTGGACTTCCTGGGCCGTTCGCTCGACGCGCCCCGGGTCACCGGGCCGGACCGCCGGCTGGCCAGGACCCTGGTCGACATCAGCCTCGCGCTGCGGTCGCGGGAGCCGGTCAACCGGGACGTGGTGTTCCCCCAGCAGCGGCAGAAGCGCTGGCTGGACGAGCGCTACATGTCGCTGCCCAGGGTGGACGCGGCGGACTCGTACCGGATCTGA
- a CDS encoding TIGR03086 family metal-binding protein, whose amino-acid sequence MLDLHRRTLEHGAAVVAGIGDDQWEAATPCAGWTLRDLLTHMIRENRGFAAAADGETCDRSVWTSPVGPDLRADYLASAARVVVAFGTPGVLERRFWLPLIDADLLYPARQAVGFHLLDYLVHGWDVAVSVGRTVDFDPDLVAAVTEIGYREVPDGPRRRRTGASFRPALPVPPDAPALDRILAHLGRDPHWTR is encoded by the coding sequence ATGCTCGACCTGCACCGCCGGACCCTGGAACACGGCGCGGCCGTCGTCGCCGGCATCGGCGACGACCAGTGGGAGGCGGCGACCCCGTGCGCCGGGTGGACGCTGCGCGACCTGCTCACCCACATGATCCGGGAGAACCGGGGCTTCGCCGCCGCCGCCGACGGCGAGACCTGCGACCGGTCAGTGTGGACCTCGCCGGTCGGCCCGGACCTGCGCGCCGACTACCTGGCCTCCGCCGCGCGGGTCGTCGTCGCGTTCGGGACCCCCGGCGTGCTGGAGCGCCGGTTCTGGCTGCCGCTGATCGACGCGGACCTGCTGTACCCGGCCCGGCAGGCGGTCGGCTTCCACCTGCTCGACTACCTGGTGCACGGCTGGGATGTGGCCGTGTCCGTGGGGCGGACCGTGGACTTCGACCCGGACCTGGTGGCGGCGGTCACCGAGATCGGCTACCGGGAGGTGCCGGACGGCCCGCGCCGCCGCCGCACCGGGGCGAGTTTCCGGCCGGCGTTGCCGGTGCCGCCGGACGCCCCCGCGCTGGACCGGATACTCGCCCACCTCGGCCGCGATCCGCACTGGACACGGTGA
- the paaI gene encoding hydroxyphenylacetyl-CoA thioesterase PaaI: protein MVRARAEAMYARDLTCQTLGVTLDEVAPGRAVLGMLVTGDMVNGHGITHGGYVFLLADAAFAYACNSHGPVTVAQAAQVTFLQPAQVGDRLTAEAVERVRQGRSGVYDVTVTGPGGVVAEFRGQSVSLAGNPFPAPTVQE from the coding sequence ATGGTCCGCGCGCGTGCCGAGGCGATGTACGCCCGGGACCTGACCTGCCAGACGCTGGGCGTCACCCTCGACGAGGTGGCCCCCGGCCGGGCGGTGCTGGGCATGCTGGTGACCGGGGACATGGTCAACGGCCACGGCATCACCCACGGCGGGTACGTGTTCCTGCTGGCCGACGCCGCGTTCGCGTACGCGTGCAACTCGCACGGCCCGGTCACCGTGGCCCAGGCCGCGCAGGTGACGTTCCTCCAGCCGGCCCAGGTGGGCGACCGGCTCACCGCGGAGGCCGTGGAGCGGGTCCGGCAGGGCCGCAGCGGGGTGTACGACGTGACGGTCACCGGTCCGGGCGGGGTGGTCGCCGAGTTCCGGGGGCAGAGCGTGTCCCTGGCCGGAAATCCGTTCCCGGCCCCGACCGTCCAGGAGTGA
- a CDS encoding KamA family radical SAM protein, whose product MTDDATRQPYQYVRSTLTEPDWRRLPGWRDVTEAEWRDAQWQRAHCVKNPGQLRAVLGDLLSDAFYTDLAADMARYATMSMLLPPQMLNTMVPGAPPDDAAFLADPVRRYMLPVASDRDPDWPSHPLAERDSLHEAEMWVVEGLTHRYPTKVLAELVSTCPQYCGHCTRMDLVGNSTPQVAKARLTLRPRDRQEQMLDYLKRTPGVRDVVVSGGDVANVPWRQLESFLLRLLDLDSVRDIRLATKALVGLPQHWLQPEVVEGMARVARIASARAVNLAVHTHANHRNSVTPLVAQAARTLLDAGVRDVRNQGVLMRGVNATPADLLDLCFALQGEANILPYYFYLCDMIPNAEHWRVSVAEAQRVQEAIMGYLPGYATPRIVCDVPYVGKRWVHQLVDYDRDRGVSYWTRDYQVTGGDPAGRHPYHDPISTLPESGRRWWTDRHGRKAT is encoded by the coding sequence ATGACCGACGACGCCACCCGGCAGCCCTACCAGTACGTCCGGAGCACCCTGACCGAGCCGGACTGGCGACGGCTGCCGGGTTGGCGCGACGTCACCGAGGCCGAATGGCGCGACGCCCAGTGGCAGCGCGCGCACTGCGTGAAGAACCCCGGCCAGCTCCGCGCCGTGCTCGGCGACCTGCTCTCCGACGCGTTCTACACCGACCTCGCCGCCGACATGGCCCGGTACGCGACCATGTCCATGCTCCTCCCGCCGCAGATGCTCAACACGATGGTCCCCGGCGCGCCGCCCGATGACGCGGCGTTCCTGGCCGACCCCGTCCGCCGGTACATGCTGCCGGTGGCCTCCGACCGCGACCCCGACTGGCCGAGCCACCCGCTCGCCGAGCGCGACTCGCTGCACGAGGCCGAGATGTGGGTGGTGGAGGGGCTGACCCACCGGTACCCGACGAAGGTCCTGGCCGAGCTGGTGTCCACCTGCCCCCAGTACTGCGGGCACTGCACCCGGATGGACCTCGTCGGCAACTCCACCCCCCAGGTCGCCAAGGCGAGGCTGACGCTGCGCCCGCGCGACCGCCAGGAACAGATGCTCGACTACCTCAAGCGCACGCCCGGCGTCCGCGACGTGGTGGTCTCCGGCGGCGACGTGGCCAACGTGCCGTGGCGGCAGCTGGAGTCCTTCCTGCTCCGCCTCCTGGACCTCGACTCGGTCCGCGACATCCGGCTGGCCACCAAGGCCCTCGTCGGCCTGCCGCAGCACTGGCTGCAACCGGAGGTCGTCGAGGGCATGGCCCGCGTCGCCCGGATCGCGTCGGCCCGGGCGGTGAACCTGGCCGTGCACACCCACGCCAACCACCGCAACTCGGTGACCCCCCTGGTCGCGCAGGCCGCCAGGACCCTGCTCGACGCCGGGGTCCGCGACGTGCGCAACCAGGGCGTCCTGATGCGCGGGGTGAACGCGACCCCGGCGGACCTGCTGGACCTGTGCTTCGCGTTGCAGGGCGAGGCGAACATCCTGCCGTACTACTTCTACCTGTGCGACATGATCCCGAACGCCGAGCACTGGCGGGTGTCGGTGGCCGAGGCCCAGCGCGTCCAGGAGGCCATCATGGGCTACCTGCCGGGCTACGCCACCCCGCGGATCGTCTGCGACGTGCCCTACGTGGGCAAGCGCTGGGTCCACCAGCTGGTCGACTACGACCGCGACCGCGGCGTCTCGTACTGGACGCGCGACTATCAGGTCACCGGCGGCGATCCGGCCGGGCGGCACCCGTACCACGATCCGATCTCCACCCTGCCCGAGTCCGGTCGCCGCTGGTGGACCGACCGGCACGGCCGAAAGGCGACCTGA